One Candidatus Hinthialibacter antarcticus genomic window carries:
- a CDS encoding HAMP domain-containing sensor histidine kinase, whose translation MTKPATPLFATIKQNFWYLLTYIILAVLFVVCLVILKQKTGYVIFDFSLALVFFPMIHAAHVFRYRESYLLTGFTAYAIACTAIIVNDTAKIDSLYTITFFALFVFIAAEMVFQRRASTESMLRANEQLQEAIQCAEQMTLEAEQANQSKSLFLANMSHELRTPLNSIIGFTNILIKNKKSNFSEKDAAFLERILSNSNHLLKLINNILDLSKIESGRDELVCTTFSITELIDDLIREIEGQIADKPVKIRTTYPDDLYPIYADRQKVKIILINLLGNAIKYTDKGTITLQLTAHSSSNRLGRIDVIDTGIGIPEEEIDAIFNSFHQLDAGPTKKYSGTGLGLAIARSLCRLMGYDLTVKSKLKGGTTFTVHFYPEELAPPEQDQLA comes from the coding sequence ATGACGAAACCTGCAACACCACTCTTCGCGACAATAAAACAGAACTTTTGGTACCTGTTAACTTACATCATATTAGCCGTGCTATTTGTTGTATGCCTTGTCATTTTAAAGCAAAAAACAGGTTACGTCATTTTTGATTTTTCGCTTGCTCTGGTTTTCTTTCCAATGATTCATGCCGCCCATGTATTTCGATATCGGGAATCTTATTTACTCACCGGATTCACCGCATACGCCATTGCATGTACCGCGATCATCGTTAACGATACCGCGAAGATCGACTCACTATATACCATTACGTTTTTTGCGCTGTTTGTCTTCATTGCCGCTGAAATGGTGTTTCAACGCCGGGCGTCAACCGAGTCGATGCTTCGCGCCAATGAGCAACTGCAAGAAGCCATTCAATGCGCCGAGCAAATGACCCTGGAAGCCGAACAGGCCAATCAGTCCAAAAGTTTATTTTTGGCGAATATGAGCCACGAGCTGCGTACGCCTCTGAACTCCATTATCGGTTTTACCAACATCCTCATCAAAAACAAGAAATCTAATTTCTCTGAGAAAGACGCCGCCTTTTTAGAGCGCATTCTCTCCAACAGCAACCACCTGCTCAAACTGATCAACAACATTTTGGACCTCTCAAAAATCGAGTCGGGCCGCGACGAATTGGTGTGCACAACTTTTTCTATTACGGAATTGATTGATGATCTCATTCGTGAAATTGAGGGACAGATCGCTGACAAACCCGTCAAAATACGTACAACCTATCCAGACGATCTGTACCCGATCTACGCGGACCGCCAAAAAGTCAAAATTATTTTGATTAATTTACTGGGCAATGCAATTAAATATACGGACAAGGGAACCATCACTCTTCAGCTCACGGCCCACAGCAGCAGCAACCGACTGGGCCGCATCGACGTCATCGACACCGGGATCGGAATTCCCGAAGAGGAAATCGACGCTATTTTTAATTCATTTCATCAGTTAGATGCGGGGCCGACCAAAAAATATTCGGGGACGGGCTTGGGCTTGGCGATTGCGCGTTCGCTCTGCCGACTGATGGGCTATGACCTCACCGTCAAGAGCAAACTCAAAGGGGGCACGACATTCACCGTCCACTTCTACCCTGAGGAATTAGCGCCGCCGGAGCAAGATCAACTTGCATAG
- a CDS encoding glycoside hydrolase family 30 beta sandwich domain-containing protein: MSSEGASVWMAPLEAIRTSSPSKKAAQIIIDPAKSFQSIVGVGASLEHSTCWNLSQLGSKARSEVIRQIVDPINGNGMNIMRICIGASDFIGEPFYSYDDMPEGETDLELKHFSIEKDRAYVLPVLKEALAINPELLFVASPWSPPAWMKDNGSLKHGRLLRKYYDVYAQYLVKFIEAYQAEGIPIYAITPQNEPDYPNKYYPTCYWSAEDQRDFIRDFLGPQLRKADLTTPIWCWDHNWNLLEFPDTVLRDEKAAQYVYGTAFHLYEGKAEAQTTFKKKFPEKDIFFTEGSTFKTDGAIEIIKIFRNWSRTYQAWVLFLDENQKPNNGPHDATPTSIERLADNSVRYNFDHFMYGHFSRFIQRGAVRIDSSAGDNNYANLVVRNPDGSMVMVVANAGPQKSFRVRCGEMEFEDVIEMKTVATYRWKFE, translated from the coding sequence GTGAGTTCAGAAGGCGCCTCAGTTTGGATGGCGCCGCTCGAAGCGATTCGCACATCCTCCCCATCAAAAAAAGCAGCGCAGATCATCATTGATCCAGCGAAATCTTTTCAATCCATCGTAGGCGTCGGCGCTTCACTTGAACATTCGACCTGCTGGAACTTGAGCCAACTGGGTTCCAAGGCGCGTTCGGAAGTGATACGCCAAATTGTTGATCCCATAAACGGCAACGGCATGAATATCATGCGCATCTGTATTGGCGCGTCTGATTTCATCGGCGAACCGTTTTATTCGTACGATGATATGCCTGAGGGGGAGACGGATCTCGAGCTGAAGCATTTTTCAATCGAAAAAGATCGCGCCTATGTGTTGCCTGTCTTGAAAGAGGCTTTGGCGATAAACCCTGAATTGCTATTTGTCGCGTCTCCATGGAGCCCTCCCGCCTGGATGAAAGATAACGGTTCGCTCAAACACGGACGGCTGCTGCGAAAATATTATGATGTCTATGCGCAATACCTGGTGAAGTTCATAGAAGCCTACCAGGCGGAGGGCATCCCCATTTATGCGATTACGCCGCAGAATGAGCCTGACTATCCAAACAAATATTATCCGACCTGCTATTGGAGCGCCGAAGATCAGCGTGATTTCATTCGCGACTTTCTGGGGCCGCAATTACGCAAGGCTGATTTAACCACCCCGATCTGGTGTTGGGACCATAATTGGAATTTATTGGAGTTTCCCGATACGGTTCTTCGTGACGAAAAGGCGGCGCAGTATGTGTACGGTACGGCTTTTCATTTGTATGAAGGAAAGGCGGAGGCGCAGACTACTTTCAAGAAAAAGTTCCCTGAAAAAGATATTTTCTTCACCGAAGGTTCAACGTTCAAAACCGACGGCGCGATTGAAATTATAAAAATTTTCCGAAACTGGTCGCGCACTTATCAAGCATGGGTTTTGTTTTTAGATGAAAACCAAAAACCCAACAATGGCCCGCATGACGCCACTCCCACGTCAATTGAGCGCCTCGCCGATAACAGCGTGCGTTATAACTTTGATCACTTTATGTACGGCCATTTTTCACGCTTCATTCAACGCGGCGCAGTGAGAATTGATTCGTCGGCGGGCGATAATAACTATGCGAACCTGGTTGTGCGTAACCCTGACGGTTCGATGGTAATGGTCGTCGCTAACGCCGGGCCGCAAAAATCATTTCGGGTCCGTTGCGGCGAGATGGAATTTGAAGATGTGATTGAAATGAAGACCGTTGCAACCTATCGTTGGAAATTTGAATAA